A region of Sugiyamaella lignohabitans strain CBS 10342 chromosome A, complete sequence DNA encodes the following proteins:
- the ERG1 gene encoding squalene monooxygenase (Squalene epoxidase; catalyzes the epoxidation of squalene to 2,3-oxidosqualene; plays an essential role in the ergosterol-biosynthesis pathway and is the specific target of the antifungal drug terbinafine; GO_component: GO:0005783 - endoplasmic reticulum [Evidence IEA]; GO_component: GO:0005783 - endoplasmic reticulum [Evidence IDA] [PMID 9450962]; GO_component: GO:0005789 - endoplasmic reticulum membrane [Evidence IEA]; GO_component: GO:0016021 - integral component of membrane [Evidence IEA,IEA]; GO_component: GO:0043231 - intracellular membrane-bounded organelle [Evidence IEA]; GO_component: GO:0005811 - lipid particle [Evidence IDA] [PMID 24868093]; GO_component: GO:0005811 - lipid particle [Evidence IDA] [PMID 9450962]; GO_component: GO:0016020 - membrane [Evidence IEA]; GO_component: GO:0031090 - organelle membrane [Evidence IEA]; GO_function: GO:0008144 - drug binding [Evidence IMP] [PMID 14638499]; GO_function: GO:0050660 - flavin adenine dinucleotide binding [Evidence IEA]; GO_function: GO:0016491 - oxidoreductase activity [Evidence IEA,IEA]; GO_function: GO:0004506 - squalene monooxygenase activity [Evidence IEA,IEA]; GO_function: GO:0004506 - squalene monooxygenase activity [Evidence IMP] [PMID 200835]; GO_function: GO:0004506 - squalene monooxygenase activity [Evidence IDA] [PMID 9450962]; GO_process: GO:0006696 - ergosterol biosynthetic process [Evidence IMP] [PMID 200835]; GO_process: GO:0008152 - metabolic process [Evidence IEA]; GO_process: GO:0055114 - oxidation-reduction process [Evidence IEA,IEA]), producing MSDRDYDYVIVGAGIAGPALAVGFAKSGRSVLVVERDLREPDRIVGELLQPGGVNALRELGIEHALEGIDAVPSKGYQVFYHGETVNIPYPTIEADGKTQEVTGRSFHHGRFVMNLRKAASETPGVTFLEANVTEIITNPHTGHVLGVKTVDKTGRLQHVSYFAKPPCSS from the coding sequence ATGTCGGACAGAGATTATGACTACGTAattgttggtgctggtataGCAGGACCTGCACTAGCGGTTGGGTTTGCTAAATCAGGTAGATCAgtattggtggtggaaCGAGACTTACGAGAACCAGATCGGATTGTTGGTGAACTTCTACAGCCAGGTGGAGTAAACGCTCTTCGAGAATTAGGCATTGAACACGCTCTCGAAGGAATAGACGCAGTCCCTTCTAAAGGTTATCAAGTGTTTTACCACGGAGAGACTGTAAATATCCCATATCCGACAATAGAAGCCGATGGCAAGACTCAAGAAGTCACTGGAAGAAGTTTCCACCATGGCAGATTCGTCATGAACCTAAGGAAGGCTGCCAGTGAAACCCCTGGAGTTACATTTTTAGAGGCCAATGTAACAGAAATAATCACCAATCCACACACAGGCCATGTTTTAGGGGTCAAGACTGTCGACAAGACTGGTCGTTTACAACATGTAAGTTATTTTGCAAAGCCACCATGTTCCAGTTAG
- the ERG1 gene encoding squalene monooxygenase (Squalene epoxidase; catalyzes the epoxidation of squalene to 2,3-oxidosqualene; plays an essential role in the ergosterol-biosynthesis pathway and is the specific target of the antifungal drug terbinafine; GO_component: GO:0005783 - endoplasmic reticulum [Evidence IEA]; GO_component: GO:0005783 - endoplasmic reticulum [Evidence IDA] [PMID 9450962]; GO_component: GO:0005789 - endoplasmic reticulum membrane [Evidence IEA]; GO_component: GO:0016021 - integral component of membrane [Evidence IEA,IEA]; GO_component: GO:0043231 - intracellular membrane-bounded organelle [Evidence IEA]; GO_component: GO:0005811 - lipid particle [Evidence IDA] [PMID 24868093]; GO_component: GO:0005811 - lipid particle [Evidence IDA] [PMID 9450962]; GO_component: GO:0016020 - membrane [Evidence IEA]; GO_component: GO:0031090 - organelle membrane [Evidence IEA]; GO_function: GO:0008144 - drug binding [Evidence IMP] [PMID 14638499]; GO_function: GO:0050660 - flavin adenine dinucleotide binding [Evidence IEA]; GO_function: GO:0016491 - oxidoreductase activity [Evidence IEA,IEA]; GO_function: GO:0004506 - squalene monooxygenase activity [Evidence IEA,IEA]; GO_function: GO:0004506 - squalene monooxygenase activity [Evidence IMP] [PMID 200835]; GO_function: GO:0004506 - squalene monooxygenase activity [Evidence IDA] [PMID 9450962]; GO_process: GO:0006696 - ergosterol biosynthetic process [Evidence IMP] [PMID 200835]; GO_process: GO:0008152 - metabolic process [Evidence IEA]; GO_process: GO:0055114 - oxidation-reduction process [Evidence IEA,IEA]) produces the protein MKRHLEKTALPNLPKQLQPSFRAALDTGRIRSMPSQFLPATLNKTPGLIMVGDAMNMRHPLTGGGMTVALKDAVLLSKLLSPKIVPDLSDDQAVAEQLERFFTLRKQESGSVIINVLAMALYSLFAAEGEDLQVLQRGCFRYFELGGKCVSEPVGLLGGLISRPWVLFYHFFSVAFYGIYQNILDKGIIGFPKSFIQIFTVLWTACVVLLPFMYEELKWW, from the coding sequence ATGAAACGCCATTTAGAAAAGACAGCATTACCCAACCTCCCGAAGCAACTTCAGCCCTCTTTTAGGGCCGCATTAGATACAGGTAGAATCAGGAGCATGCCCAGCCAGTTCTTACCAGCAACTTTGAACAAAACCCCGGGTCTTATTATGGTCGGAGACGCCATGAACATGCGCCATCCActtactggtggtggtatgaCCGTGGCTTTGAAAGATGCTGTTCTTTTGAGCAAACTTCTTTCACCTAAAATAGTGCCAGATTTGTCTGATGACCAGGCAGTGGCTGAACAACTCGAGAGATTCTTCACTCTGCGTAAACAAGAGTCAGGCTCAGTAATTATAAATGTACTTGCTATGGCTTTGTACAGTTTGTTTGCAGCTGAAGGTGAGGATTTGCAAGTCTTACAACGAGGCTGTTTCCGATATTTCGAGCTGGGTGGAAAATGTGTTAGTGAACCAGTTGGATTACTAGGAGGACTCATTAGCCGTCCTTGGGTTCTTTTCTATCATTTCTTCTCAGTTGCTTTCTACGGTATCTACCAGAACATTCTTGATAAAGGCATTATAGGATTCCCCAAGTCTTTTATCCAAATATTTACTGTCCTGTGGACGGCATGTGTCGTACTGTTGCCGTTCATGTACGAGGAGCTCAAATGGTGGTGA
- the DAL7 gene encoding malate synthase DAL7 (Malate synthase; can accept butyryl-CoA as acyl-CoA donor in addition to traditional substrate acetyl-CoA; recycles glyoxylate generated during allantoin degradation; expression sensitive to nitrogen catabolite repression and induced by allophanate, an intermediate in allantoin degradation; GO_component: GO:0005575 - cellular_component [Evidence ND]; GO_component: GO:0009514 - glyoxysome [Evidence IEA,IEA]; GO_component: GO:0005777 - peroxisome [Evidence IEA]; GO_function: GO:0003824 - catalytic activity [Evidence IEA]; GO_function: GO:0004474 - malate synthase activity [Evidence IEA,IEA]; GO_function: GO:0004474 - malate synthase activity [Evidence IMP] [PMID 23642236]; GO_function: GO:0004474 - malate synthase activity [Evidence IDA] [PMID 8462696]; GO_function: GO:0016740 - transferase activity [Evidence IEA]; GO_process: GO:0000256 - allantoin catabolic process [Evidence IDA] [PMID 8462696]; GO_process: GO:0006097 - glyoxylate cycle [Evidence IEA,IEA,IEA]; GO_process: GO:0006144 - purine nucleobase metabolic process [Evidence IEA]; GO_process: GO:0006099 - tricarboxylic acid cycle [Evidence IEA]): MVAPIDSLVKGVQHIPVPPEAKKIFTPEAIAFLATLHRTFNSTRKELLQARIDRQKRIDEGELPDFLPETAHIRNDPIWQGAPPAPGLEDRRVEITGPTDRKMVINALNSNVYTYMSDFEDSSAPTWYNMVDGQINLYDAVRRDIAFTTGGKNYKLNTDRSKHQKKEIPTLIVRPRGWHLDEVHFRVDGEPISGSLFDFGLYFFHNAKESIKQGFGPYFYLPKMESHKEARLWNDVFKLSQDWIGIPRGTIRGTVLIETILAVFEMDEIIYELREHSSGLNCGRWDYIFSYIKKLRGHGDFILPERTDVTMKVPFMSSYVKLLIKTCHRRGVHAMGGMAAQIPIKGDEAANKTAMNGVYEDKIREATAGHDGTWVAHPQLAEIALEVFNKYMPTPNQIYKRREEVNVTARDLLNPFIPGGKITEAGIRKNLFIALGYMEAWLRGVGCVPINFLMEDAATAEVSRAQLNQWVKHGVVTAEGTKITADYVSKILSEEVSKIKKTAPAGNKFDKAAEYLKPEITNQTYSDFLTTLLYPSIQTTRSSYEKL, translated from the coding sequence ATGGTTGCACCTATTGATTCACTCGTAAAAGGTGTTCAGCACATCCCGGTACCTCCCGAGGCCAAAAAGATCTTTACTCCAGAGgcaattgcatttttggCTACTCTTCACAGAACGTTCAATTCTACCCGAAAAGAATTATTACAGGCTCGTATCGACCGTCAAAAGAGAATTGATGAAGGTGAACTCCCCGATTTCCTACCCGAAACTGCCCATATCCGTAATGATCCTATCTGGCAAGGTGCTCCCCCAGCTCCTGGTCTTGAAGACCGTAGAGTCGAAATCACCGGTCCCACCGATCGTAAAATGGTTATCAATGCCTTGAATTCAAATGTCTACACTTATATGTCGGATTTCGAAGACTCTTCTGCTCCTACTTGGTATAATATGGTTGATGGACAAATCAATCTTTACGATGCTGTTCGTAGAGATATTGCATTTACAACTGGTGGTAAGAATTACAAGCTTAATACCGATCGTTCCAAAcatcaaaagaaagagattCCCACCCTGATTGTTCGTCCTCGAGGATGGCATCTGGATGAAGTCCACTTCCGTGTTGACGGTGAGCCCATCTCTGGTTCTCTTTTCGACTTTGGTCTTTACTTTTTCCACAATGCCAAGGAATCCATCAAGCAAGGATTCGGGCCTTATTTCTATCTTCCTAAGATGGAGTCTCACAAGGAAGCCCGTCTTTGGAACGATGTGTTCAAGCTCTCTCAAGACTGGATTGGTATTCCCAGAGGTACTATTCGTGGTACTGTGCTTATCGAGACTATTTTGGCTGTGTTTGAAATGGACGAGATTATTTACGAGCTTCGCGAGCACTCGTCTGGTCTCAACTGTGGTAGATGGGATTACATCTTCTCGTATATTAAGAAATTGCGAGGACATGGCGATTTCATTCTTCCCGAAAGAACTGATGTTACTATGAAGGTCCCATTTATGAGTTCATATGTCAAGCTTCTTATTAAGACTTGTCATCGTAGAGGTGTCCATGCCATGGGTGGTATGGCTGCTCAAATCCCTATCAAGGGCGATGAGGCTGCTAATAAGACTGCTATGAACGGTGTCTACGAAGATAAGATTCGTGAAGCCACTGCTGGTCATGATGGTACCTGGGTTGCTCATCCTCAATTGGCTGAAATTGCCCTTGAGGTCTTCAACAAGTACATGCCAACTCCTAATCAAATCTACAAGCGACGGGAGGAGGTTAATGTCACTGCCCGTGACCTTCTGAACCCCTTCATCCCTGGCGGTAAGATCACCGAGGCTGGTATTCGTAAGAACTTGTTCATTGCCCTTGGTTATATGGAGGCCTGGTTAAGAGGTGTTGGATGTGTCCCCATCAACTTTCTTATGGAGgatgctgccactgctgagGTTTCGCGTGCCCAACTCAACCAATGGGTCAAGCATGGCGTTGTCACTGCTGAGGGAACTAAGATCACTGCTGACTATGTCAGCAAAATTCTTTCTGAGGAGGTATCTAAGATCAAGAAGACTGCTCCGGCCGGAAACAAATTCGACAAAGCCGCCGAATACCTCAAGCCCGAGATCACGAACCAGACCTACAGCGATTTCCTTACCACCCTGCTTTATCCTTCCATTCAAACCACCAGAAGCTCTTACGAGAAGTTGTAA
- the APS3 gene encoding Aps3p (Small subunit of the clathrin-associated adaptor complex AP-3; involved in vacuolar protein sorting; related to the sigma subunit of the mammalian clathrin AP-3 complex; suppressor of loss of casein kinase 1 function; protein abundance increases in response to DNA replication stress; GO_component: GO:0030123 - AP-3 adaptor complex [Evidence IEA]; GO_component: GO:0030123 - AP-3 adaptor complex [Evidence IMP] [PMID 9250663]; GO_component: GO:0005794 - Golgi apparatus [Evidence IEA,IEA]; GO_component: GO:0031410 - cytoplasmic vesicle [Evidence IEA]; GO_component: GO:0030659 - cytoplasmic vesicle membrane [Evidence IEA]; GO_component: GO:0016020 - membrane [Evidence IEA]; GO_component: GO:0030117 - membrane coat [Evidence IEA]; GO_function: GO:0003674 - molecular_function [Evidence ND]; GO_function: GO:0008565 - protein transporter activity [Evidence IEA]; GO_process: GO:0006896 - Golgi to vacuole transport [Evidence IMP] [PMID 9335339]; GO_process: GO:0006886 - intracellular protein transport [Evidence IEA]; GO_process: GO:0006623 - protein targeting to vacuole [Evidence IMP] [PMID 17895371]; GO_process: GO:0015031 - protein transport [Evidence IEA,IEA]; GO_process: GO:0006810 - transport [Evidence IEA,IEA]; GO_process: GO:0016192 - vesicle-mediated transport [Evidence IEA]), with the protein MEDDVIKVIYRHYATLYFVFIVDEQESELGILDLIQVFVESLDRCFENVCELDLVFGWQVLQTVLGEIIQGGMVIETSINKIVAAVDDANRAGGNGNSGGTDDSAISKAFSNATSALQAMTREGRIWPSR; encoded by the coding sequence ATGGAGGACGACGTGATAAAAGTCATTTACCGACATTACGCCACCCTCtattttgtatttattgtCGACGAACAGGAAAGCGAACTCGGCATTTTAGACCTGATTCAGGTGTTTGTGGAAAGTCTTGACCGGTGCTTTGAGAACGTTTGTGAATTGGACCTTGTATTTGGATGGCAGGTTCTGCAGACTGTTTTAGGAGAAATCATTCAGGGGGGTATGGTCATTGAGACTAGCATAAATAAGATTGTCGCGGCTGTAGATGACGCCAATCGGGCGGGTGGAAACGGTAACAGTGGAGGTACTGATGATTCAGCGATATCAAAAGCATTCTCAAACGCTACTTCCGCATTGCAGGCCATGACAAGAGAAGGAAGGATATGGCCCAGCCGATGA
- the CDC42 gene encoding Rho family GTPase CDC42 (Small rho-like GTPase; essential for establishment and maintenance of cell polarity; plays a role late in cell fusion via activation of key cell fusion regulator Fus2p; mutants have defects in the organization of actin and septins; GO_component: GO:0005935 - cellular bud neck [Evidence IDA] [PMID 12455994]; GO_component: GO:0005934 - cellular bud tip [Evidence IDA] [PMID 12455994]; GO_component: GO:0005934 - cellular bud tip [Evidence IDA] [PMID 8167411]; GO_component: GO:0000329 - fungal-type vacuole membrane [Evidence IDA] [PMID 12455994]; GO_component: GO:0000131 - incipient cellular bud site [Evidence IDA] [PMID 12455994]; GO_component: GO:0000131 - incipient cellular bud site [Evidence IDA] [PMID 8167411]; GO_component: GO:0005622 - intracellular [Evidence IEA]; GO_component: GO:0043332 - mating projection tip [Evidence IDA] [PMID 8167411]; GO_component: GO:0016020 - membrane [Evidence IEA]; GO_component: GO:0031965 - nuclear membrane [Evidence IDA] [PMID 12455994]; GO_component: GO:0005886 - plasma membrane [Evidence IEA,IEA]; GO_component: GO:0005886 - plasma membrane [Evidence IDA] [PMID 12455994]; GO_component: GO:0005886 - plasma membrane [Evidence IDA] [PMID 8167411]; GO_component: GO:0005940 - septin ring [Evidence IDA] [PMID 23906065]; GO_function: GO:0005525 - GTP binding [Evidence IEA,IEA]; GO_function: GO:0003924 - GTPase activity [Evidence IDA] [PMID 11591390]; GO_function: GO:0000166 - nucleotide binding [Evidence IEA]; GO_process: GO:0007118 - budding cell apical bud growth [Evidence IMP] [PMID 10066831]; GO_process: GO:0007119 - budding cell isotropic bud growth [Evidence IMP] [PMID 10066831]; GO_process: GO:0007049 - cell cycle [Evidence IEA]; GO_process: GO:0051301 - cell division [Evidence IEA]; GO_process: GO:0000747 - conjugation with cellular fusion [Evidence IMP] [PMID 22323294]; GO_process: GO:0030010 - establishment of cell polarity [Evidence IMP] [PMID 23468594]; GO_process: GO:0001403 - invasive growth in response to glucose limitation [Evidence IMP] [PMID 10066831]; GO_process: GO:0000750 - pheromone-dependent signal transduction involved in conjugation with cellular fusion [Evidence IGI,IMP] [PMID 11003652]; GO_process: GO:0045921 - positive regulation of exocytosis [Evidence IMP] [PMID 11595741]; GO_process: GO:0045921 - positive regulation of exocytosis [Evidence IGI,IPI] [PMID 19955214]; GO_process: GO:0007124 - pseudohyphal growth [Evidence IMP] [PMID 10066831]; GO_process: GO:0007096 - regulation of exit from mitosis [Evidence IMP] [PMID 12234925]; GO_process: GO:0060178 - regulation of exocyst localization [Evidence IMP] [PMID 11595741]; GO_process: GO:0031384 - regulation of initiation of mating projection growth [Evidence IMP] [PMID 14734532]; GO_process: GO:0032889 - regulation of vacuole fusion, non-autophagic [Evidence IMP] [PMID 11598008]; GO_process: GO:0019236 - response to pheromone [Evidence IEA]; GO_process: GO:0031106 - septin ring organization [Evidence IMP] [PMID 14517318]; GO_process: GO:0007264 - small GTPase mediated signal transduction [Evidence IEA]): MQTIKCVVVGDGAVGKTCLLISYTTNKFPSEYVPTVFDNYAVTVMIGDEPYTLGLFDTAGQEDYDRLRPLSYPQTDVFLVCFSVTSPASFENVREKWLPEVHHHCPGVPCLIVGTQTDLRDDPIVVQKLARQKLRQVPPESGERLAREVGAVKYVECSALSQKGLKNVFDEAIVAALEPPVTKKSKKCIVL, from the coding sequence ATGCAGACCATAAAGTGCGTTGTTGTAGGAGATGGTGCCGTCGGCAAGACGTGTTTGTTAATTTCGtacaccaccaacaagTTCCCATCGGAGTATGTGCCCACGGTGTTCGACAATTATGCGGTGACAGTTATGATCGGAGACGAGCCATACACCCTGGGTTTATTCGATACAGCCGGACAAGAAGATTACGATCGTTTAAGACCATTGTCATACCCTCAAACGGACGTGTTTTTAGTGTGTTTCAGTGTGACCTCGCCTGCTTCGTTTGAAAACGTACGAGAGAAGTGGCTTCCCGAGGTGCACCACCATTGTCCTGGTGTACCCTGCTTGATTGTTGGTACTCAGACAGATTTGCGAGATGATCCTATTGTGGTTCAGAAACTTGCGCGACAGAAGCTCAGACAAGTTCCTCCTGAGAGCGGTGAACGTCTTGCTCGTGAGGTGGGTGCTGTGAAGTACGTCGAGTGCTCGGCGTTGAGTCAAAAGGGACTGAAGAACGTGTTTGACGAGGCCATTGTGGCTGCTCTAGAGCCCCCTGTGACCAAGAAGAGTAAGAAATGTATTGTTTTATAG